A genomic stretch from Deltaproteobacteria bacterium includes:
- a CDS encoding carbohydrate ABC transporter substrate-binding protein, protein MKVKSFCSALLFIVGLGLLLSSCKKQSTEISESEVKDTPTTETAEAKEAPAAAAKLILTDEKPTGTLEIYSWWAGDEGPALEALIDLYKKQNPEVKVVNATVTGGSGVNARAVLKTRMLGGDPPDSFQIHAGQELIGTWVAAERMIDLTPLYEAEGWKEKFPQDMLKLLGTKDGIWSVPVNIHRSNVMWYIPKNLKKWGVEVPKTWDDFFKIAKKLKKKGITPLALGENWTVNHLWESVALGVLGPEKWEQLWDGSLSFSSPEAINVWKVFSQILEYVNKDHDSLSWQQATDRMVKGKAAFNIMGDWAAGYMSTTLKLEPGKGYGWSPSPGSNDVFMSLADSFGYPKGAKNPPALIAWLKLCGSKEGQDAFNPLKGSIPCRSDADIDKYNDYSKSAYKDFQSNKIVGSLVHGVVANEGFSNSFSTVMGTYLQNKNAEQAASACADIAAKNGITKQ, encoded by the coding sequence ATGAAAGTAAAAAGCTTTTGCAGTGCCTTATTATTTATCGTTGGCCTTGGCTTATTATTAAGCAGCTGTAAAAAACAATCTACAGAAATTAGCGAGTCTGAGGTTAAAGATACTCCAACAACCGAAACAGCAGAAGCAAAAGAAGCCCCCGCTGCAGCAGCAAAATTAATTCTCACTGACGAAAAACCAACAGGTACCTTAGAAATCTATTCCTGGTGGGCTGGCGATGAAGGACCAGCGCTTGAAGCACTTATTGATCTTTATAAAAAACAAAATCCAGAGGTAAAAGTCGTTAACGCAACAGTAACTGGCGGTTCAGGTGTTAACGCAAGAGCTGTATTAAAAACCAGAATGCTTGGTGGTGATCCCCCGGATTCTTTCCAAATACATGCTGGACAAGAACTAATCGGTACTTGGGTAGCTGCGGAAAGAATGATTGATCTTACTCCACTTTATGAAGCAGAAGGCTGGAAGGAAAAATTCCCGCAAGATATGCTTAAATTACTGGGTACTAAAGATGGGATCTGGTCAGTACCGGTAAATATTCATCGCTCAAATGTAATGTGGTATATACCTAAAAATTTAAAAAAATGGGGGGTAGAAGTTCCTAAGACTTGGGATGATTTCTTTAAGATCGCCAAAAAACTCAAGAAGAAAGGTATTACTCCATTAGCTCTCGGTGAAAACTGGACGGTTAATCATCTATGGGAATCAGTTGCTTTAGGTGTGCTTGGGCCAGAGAAATGGGAACAACTATGGGACGGCTCTCTTTCTTTCTCAAGTCCTGAAGCAATTAATGTTTGGAAAGTATTTAGTCAAATTCTTGAGTACGTAAATAAAGACCATGATTCGCTATCTTGGCAACAAGCTACTGACCGCATGGTTAAAGGAAAAGCCGCATTCAATATTATGGGTGACTGGGCGGCTGGGTATATGAGCACTACTCTTAAACTCGAGCCAGGCAAAGGTTACGGTTGGTCTCCATCTCCTGGCAGCAATGATGTATTTATGTCACTTGCTGATAGCTTCGGATATCCCAAAGGCGCAAAAAATCCTCCTGCTTTAATTGCTTGGCTAAAACTATGCGGTTCTAAAGAAGGGCAAGATGCTTTTAATCCACTTAAGGGCTCCATCCCTTGCCGCTCTGATGCAGATATCGATAAGTACAACGATTATTCAAAATCAGCTTATAAAGATTTTCAGTCAAATAAAATCGTCGGCAGCCTTGTGCATGGTGTAGTTGCAAATGAAGGTTTCTCAAACAGCTTCTCAACAGTAATGGGAACGTATTTACAAAACAAAAACGCCGAACAAGCGGCTAGTGCTTGTGCTGATATCGCCGCAAAAAACGGAATTACTAAACAATAA
- a CDS encoding sugar ABC transporter permease has translation MRASNKEVKISILVLLPSIIFLAIFVYGFIANTFSISLTDWGSGSGGLKENPVINFIGAQNYSELFTAPFWSKFRQDLVNAVFYWIGILAGTIILGFFIAVLLDKYPKGESFFRTLFLYPMALSFIVTGTVWNWLLQPEGGINMLPTFIGLPKIEFQWLNEYGTILKFDWNHIPTIITVIIAIVAFIFAVKNFRNFYSKRFLLPMSLALLAIAFAIVSRWGMTPLLPYEEPHGFNIGIIGIIFAAIWQYVGYAMAVYLAGLRGLSQDLYEAAKMDGASDAAYYLKIALPNLNPITLSAIIILSHISLKLFALIFAMSKPDNPITGHPSVDMFLTTFRGNNFAMGAAMASLLFLLASLFIIPYVVYTFKQRQR, from the coding sequence ATGCGCGCCTCTAATAAAGAAGTTAAAATATCGATTTTGGTATTATTACCGTCGATTATTTTTTTAGCTATTTTTGTTTATGGCTTTATTGCCAATACATTTTCTATTTCGTTAACCGATTGGGGCAGTGGTAGCGGTGGTTTAAAAGAAAATCCCGTAATCAATTTTATTGGGGCGCAGAATTATAGTGAATTATTTACTGCCCCTTTTTGGTCAAAATTTAGGCAAGACTTAGTTAACGCTGTTTTTTACTGGATAGGCATTCTTGCTGGCACTATTATTCTGGGTTTCTTCATCGCTGTACTACTTGATAAGTATCCAAAAGGCGAAAGTTTTTTTCGTACGCTGTTTCTTTATCCGATGGCTCTCTCTTTTATTGTTACCGGCACCGTATGGAATTGGCTGCTGCAACCTGAAGGTGGCATAAACATGCTACCTACTTTCATTGGATTGCCTAAGATAGAATTTCAATGGCTTAATGAGTATGGCACCATTCTTAAATTCGATTGGAATCATATACCAACTATAATTACTGTTATCATTGCTATAGTTGCATTTATCTTTGCGGTGAAAAATTTTCGCAATTTTTACAGCAAACGTTTTTTGCTGCCAATGTCATTGGCATTGTTAGCTATTGCTTTTGCAATAGTATCACGATGGGGTATGACACCACTACTGCCATATGAAGAGCCTCACGGTTTTAACATTGGTATAATCGGGATTATTTTTGCTGCTATCTGGCAATATGTCGGCTACGCTATGGCGGTTTACTTAGCCGGGCTGCGTGGATTATCGCAAGACTTATACGAAGCGGCAAAAATGGATGGAGCCAGCGATGCCGCTTATTACCTTAAAATTGCCTTACCAAATTTAAATCCCATAACCCTTAGTGCAATAATTATACTTTCACATATATCATTAAAACTATTTGCATTAATATTCGCGATGTCAAAACCAGATAACCCAATAACCGGACATCCATCTGTCGATATGTTCTTAACAACCTTCAGAGGTAATAACTTTGCCATGGGTGCAGCAATGGCTAGTTTGCTTTTCCTATTAGCTTCGTTGTTTATTATTCCTTACGTAGTTTATACTTTTAAACAACGACAGCGATAA
- a CDS encoding carbohydrate ABC transporter permease produces the protein MARSRLHKKNPITYIILIVLALIFLVPAYMTIITAFKDPADINLSTAWIPPLSPDWAAFIKAVREILPSFANSLILTGSATLLSVCLGSINGFVFSKKAFRGSEIIFTLFIFGMFIPYEIILIPLFQILSKVGLYGGLAGLIGTHIIYGIPIVTLLFRNYYDQIDDALVEAANMDGTGYFSLYFRIFLPLSAPCFVVGGIWQFTQIWNEFLWGITLTTESTQPITVKLSKLAGGEAVKWNEPMAGAIIAAIPVVLIMLFLGKYFIRGLLAGSVKQ, from the coding sequence ATGGCTCGCAGCAGACTGCATAAAAAAAATCCCATAACTTATATAATCCTCATCGTTTTGGCGCTGATTTTTTTAGTGCCGGCATATATGACCATTATTACTGCATTTAAAGATCCGGCTGACATTAATCTTAGTACGGCTTGGATCCCACCATTAAGTCCAGACTGGGCTGCATTCATAAAAGCTGTACGAGAAATATTACCAAGCTTTGCCAATAGTCTGATTCTCACTGGGTCAGCCACCTTGCTTTCGGTTTGTCTTGGCTCAATAAATGGTTTTGTTTTTTCGAAAAAGGCATTTCGTGGTAGTGAAATCATTTTTACTTTATTTATCTTTGGTATGTTTATTCCCTATGAAATTATTCTCATTCCATTGTTTCAAATATTAAGTAAGGTAGGTCTTTACGGAGGTCTCGCTGGGTTAATCGGTACTCACATCATCTATGGTATACCAATAGTTACTTTGCTTTTTCGTAACTATTATGATCAAATTGACGATGCCTTAGTAGAAGCTGCCAACATGGACGGTACAGGATATTTTAGTTTATATTTTCGTATATTTTTGCCACTTTCAGCTCCTTGTTTTGTCGTTGGCGGTATTTGGCAATTTACCCAGATATGGAATGAGTTTTTATGGGGTATTACACTTACCACTGAGTCCACCCAACCCATAACCGTCAAACTCTCAAAACTCGCTGGTGGCGAGGCAGTTAAATGGAATGAACCGATGGCTGGCGCGATAATTGCGGCTATTCCGGTAGTACTAATCATGCTGTTTCTTGGCAAATATTTTATTCGTGGATTACTTGCTGGTTCAGTAAAGCAATAA
- a CDS encoding galactokinase, translating to MQDLFQVKDILAQRFTGDDKIVTVVAPGRVNLIGEHTDYNDGFVLPMAIDMQTSVAARLRNDNLIRIYSVAFNETISFSLDRMGKKQNPPWSNIPRGILWALICEGIKLRGCDLVIGTGVPVGAGLSSSAAVEVGISTAILSLINFAMAPARLAKICQRAENDFVGTQCGIMDQFIIAAGKKGQALYLDCRSLDFQHIPLMLGDYRFVICHSGVKRSLVTAGYNERRFECEQGTHILQKRLKNILALRDVSIEQLEKYQSEMPEHIYRRCRHVINENNLVQQSVAALRVGNLHRFGELMIASHYSQRDNFEVSCAEVDLLVDLALGIKGVLGARLTGGGFGGCTINLVASESVATFKHMVASEYERRTNIKPQFYTTSAAQGVHCLSMGDSGSFAEGARHH from the coding sequence GTGCAAGACTTATTTCAGGTTAAAGATATTTTAGCACAACGTTTTACCGGCGATGATAAAATCGTGACGGTAGTTGCACCAGGGCGGGTTAATCTCATCGGTGAGCACACTGACTACAACGATGGATTCGTATTGCCTATGGCTATCGATATGCAAACTTCAGTGGCCGCACGTTTGCGAAATGATAACCTCATCAGGATATATTCTGTAGCGTTCAATGAGACTATATCTTTTTCGTTAGATCGAATGGGAAAAAAACAAAATCCGCCATGGAGTAATATTCCACGTGGTATACTATGGGCGCTTATTTGCGAAGGCATTAAACTTCGTGGTTGTGATTTGGTGATAGGCACCGGTGTTCCTGTTGGGGCAGGGCTTAGTTCTTCTGCCGCGGTAGAGGTAGGAATTAGTACGGCAATTTTATCGTTAATCAATTTTGCAATGGCTCCTGCACGCTTGGCAAAAATTTGTCAGCGAGCTGAAAACGACTTTGTTGGCACCCAATGTGGCATTATGGATCAGTTTATCATTGCTGCCGGTAAAAAGGGGCAGGCGTTGTATCTTGACTGCCGTAGCCTTGATTTTCAACACATTCCTTTGATGTTGGGTGATTATCGCTTTGTAATTTGCCACAGTGGTGTCAAACGCAGTCTTGTCACGGCTGGCTACAATGAGAGACGTTTCGAGTGTGAACAAGGTACGCACATTCTGCAAAAGCGACTAAAAAATATTTTAGCACTACGTGATGTAAGCATCGAACAACTCGAAAAATATCAGAGCGAAATGCCTGAACACATCTATCGACGATGTCGACATGTGATTAATGAAAATAACCTTGTGCAACAAAGTGTAGCAGCTCTGCGGGTTGGTAACCTTCATCGTTTTGGTGAATTGATGATTGCATCACATTACTCGCAACGTGACAACTTTGAAGTAAGTTGTGCAGAGGTTGATTTGCTGGTTGATTTGGCGCTTGGAATTAAAGGTGTGCTTGGCGCACGTTTAACAGGTGGCGGCTTTGGTGGATGCACTATTAATCTTGTTGCCAGTGAGTCCGTTGCGACATTCAAGCATATGGTAGCAAGCGAGTATGAAAGGCGTACGAATATAAAACCCCAATTTTATACGACCAGTGCAGCACAGGGTGTTCACTGTCTGAGTATGGGTGACAGTGGCAGTTTTGCCGAAGGTGCCAGACACCATTAG
- a CDS encoding S8 family serine peptidase, with translation MSQYAYMFWLDIIANLWVNSNETEGDAIDNDANGYIDDYKGYNFIDAAGTLVDDTGHGTHVAGIIAATGNNDIGIIGVAPHAKIMPLRACSVAGCPVDLIVQALQYATNNGADIINCSFGGISESKLLNDAVTSVINQGVIVIAAAGNDS, from the coding sequence ATGTCTCAATATGCATACATGTTTTGGTTGGATATTATTGCTAACCTTTGGGTTAATTCTAATGAAACTGAAGGAGATGCAATAGATAACGATGCAAATGGTTATATAGATGATTATAAAGGATATAATTTTATAGACGCTGCGGGTACGTTGGTAGATGATACTGGTCATGGTACTCATGTGGCAGGTATTATTGCAGCTACAGGCAATAATGATATTGGTATCATTGGTGTTGCACCTCATGCTAAAATTATGCCCCTGCGTGCATGCAGTGTTGCAGGGTGTCCAGTCGATCTTATAGTACAAGCTTTACAGTACGCCACAAATAATGGCGCTGATATTATTAACTGTTCTTTTGGTGGCATTAGCGAAAGTAAATTACTAAATGATGCAGTTACTAGTGTTATTAATCAAGGCGTCATAGTTATAGCGGCTGCTGGTAACGATAGCTAA
- a CDS encoding S8 family serine peptidase — protein MSPANIDGVITVGASIKNGERVWYSNLGGRVDVLAPGGTSVLSLLAADSIFSQDTENIVGDANGNAQYYIKNGTSMAAPIVSGVAALLLQKWPQLTSEQLRIILHNYGANKQEWSNDDSFAVLENIAVMFESTIQPAKLHAFITKPSYLAAAPNNYIHDNGSIEVFGIASGEDFAGYDIATATVEDYLNDTPNFVVRMQGTARAEQENRLAVLDSGLGINGAALFIRLRVFSTNGQYVDAIRALFVDTTLSPGWPRQNSGIGYRADSGFSQQTPITVGDLDGDEINKEIIISAPVKPGYPSLIAINHDGSLVNGFPAGVILNNNEYCMQSSIYPPAITDLENDGELDIVWSTTMLGGPTYLVAVNSHGVLKNGYPIIVDNSQRDLAFAPVIVDIDGDLKRCQ, from the coding sequence GTGAGTCCAGCTAATATAGATGGAGTTATTACTGTCGGGGCATCAATTAAAAATGGTGAACGTGTTTGGTATTCGAATCTCGGTGGTCGTGTTGATGTATTAGCTCCTGGTGGCACATCAGTGCTTTCGTTATTGGCGGCAGATTCAATATTTTCTCAAGACACTGAGAATATTGTTGGTGATGCTAATGGCAACGCTCAGTATTACATAAAAAATGGTACAAGTATGGCAGCACCAATAGTATCAGGTGTGGCGGCGCTGCTTTTACAAAAATGGCCTCAATTAACTAGCGAACAGCTACGCATTATTTTGCATAACTATGGCGCAAACAAACAAGAGTGGTCAAATGACGATTCTTTCGCGGTTCTTGAAAATATAGCAGTTATGTTTGAGTCAACTATACAACCCGCCAAATTGCATGCATTTATCACAAAACCATCATATTTAGCTGCAGCGCCAAATAATTATATACATGATAATGGTTCGATAGAAGTTTTTGGTATAGCAAGCGGCGAAGATTTTGCTGGTTACGACATAGCTACTGCGACGGTTGAAGATTATCTTAACGATACGCCGAATTTTGTTGTGCGCATGCAGGGGACAGCACGAGCAGAGCAAGAAAATCGTCTTGCAGTTTTAGATAGTGGGTTAGGTATTAACGGGGCTGCATTATTTATAAGATTACGGGTGTTTTCTACAAACGGGCAATATGTGGATGCTATTCGTGCACTATTCGTAGATACAACTTTATCACCCGGATGGCCGCGACAGAATTCAGGTATTGGTTATCGTGCTGATTCAGGCTTTTCACAACAAACCCCAATCACTGTTGGTGATTTAGATGGTGATGAAATCAATAAAGAAATCATTATCAGTGCACCAGTAAAACCCGGCTATCCTAGTCTTATAGCTATCAATCATGATGGTAGTTTGGTTAATGGTTTTCCTGCTGGTGTTATTTTAAATAATAATGAGTATTGTATGCAGTCGAGCATCTATCCTCCCGCGATTACTGACCTTGAAAACGACGGTGAGCTTGATATTGTTTGGTCTACTACTATGTTGGGTGGGCCAACGTATCTTGTTGCGGTTAATTCGCATGGTGTATTAAAAAACGGTTATCCGATTATAGTAGACAACAGCCAAAGAGATTTAGCTTTTGCACCTGTGATTGTTGATATAGATGGAGATTTAAAAAGATGTCAATGA
- a CDS encoding DUF2135 domain-containing protein, with protein MQINVVGMLAETTTTMTFCNPFGRVLEGNLYFPLPDGATLSGYGLDVNGLLVDGVIVEKEKGQVVFEKEVRKGIDPGLVEWAKGNNFKTRVYPIPANGCRTLMVKYVANLDYETSTLKYTVPLNYKNKLAQFLLNIITDGSNSTPSVKLPGLKKLPFYKTENGYAAKTTINNKALVGQLTLTYADKYGRQVTIERTPNAETHFLVNDKLPTASTTASVKPKQPGLVTILWDASNSRAQSNHQKELDVLAAFFARFNSRPIVVKLITFANITRPIKIFTIINGKAEKLVNELRNTTYDGGTQLGSISPASSDKISDLYLLFSDGLSNFGLAQAKGFKAPLFAFSDDLTLNSLYLRWLAQQSGGDFFNLASTTPAQAVAALGGASLSVMSITCTTGKVEQVFPQVGQPVHQQLLITGKLLSPTAELVVDLGIQGVKQQRLHYSLSTRNSSYGDIVARFWAQQKVNELAVLPEQNHQALLNIGQKYNLVTPATSLIVLESLNQYIEHNIRPPEMLADMRTQWDRVMTERQEQKQRENADKLANILSMWERRVAWWNMKFRYPPNFRYIEESSQKSAARSRRNGSDDLSLDAPVETMSAPMPAPSAPPAEEEKIAESATPKPTEKKDKTSKKPTDMEQGQNEPTIEIQPWSPDTPYLKKLKSVTKAQRYQTYLEQKQIFGTSPAFFLDCADFFAQMHDKALSLQILSNVSELQIDDAALLRALAYKLRQLGYLDLAAMVLEEVLRLRPEEPQSYRDLALVLADQNKFKRSMELLAHVVMNRWDRFEEIELIALMELNRIIPKAKAKGIKIIPIDPRLVKLLDLDVRISLSWDTDLTDIDLWVIEPSGEKAYYGHNQTTIGGLVSRDFTQGYGPEEYVLKKAMHGTYKIETNFFGSRAQSLTGAVTLQLDLFTNYGRANEKRKTITLRLTEAKETFTVGTMDF; from the coding sequence ATGCAAATTAACGTCGTGGGCATGTTAGCAGAAACTACGACTACCATGACCTTCTGCAATCCCTTTGGGCGTGTCCTTGAGGGTAATCTATATTTTCCTTTACCTGATGGCGCTACCCTTAGTGGTTATGGCCTTGATGTGAATGGTTTGCTTGTAGACGGAGTTATAGTCGAAAAAGAAAAAGGTCAGGTTGTTTTTGAAAAAGAAGTCCGTAAAGGCATAGATCCTGGTCTAGTAGAATGGGCTAAAGGCAATAACTTTAAAACCCGTGTTTATCCGATACCTGCAAACGGTTGTCGTACCTTAATGGTCAAATACGTTGCCAACCTCGATTATGAAACCAGTACTCTTAAATATACCGTACCTTTAAATTATAAAAACAAACTAGCACAATTTTTACTTAATATAATCACTGACGGTAGCAACAGTACCCCTAGTGTTAAGCTACCTGGATTAAAAAAGCTTCCTTTCTATAAGACCGAGAATGGCTATGCTGCCAAAACAACTATTAATAATAAAGCCTTAGTTGGTCAGCTTACTTTGACCTACGCTGATAAATATGGAAGGCAAGTAACAATTGAGCGTACACCAAATGCTGAAACCCACTTTTTGGTAAATGATAAACTACCAACAGCATCAACAACAGCTAGTGTAAAACCTAAACAACCAGGGCTTGTAACAATATTATGGGATGCTTCTAACTCACGCGCCCAAAGCAATCACCAAAAAGAACTTGATGTACTAGCCGCCTTCTTTGCTCGTTTTAATAGCAGACCGATTGTCGTTAAGCTAATTACATTTGCTAATATCACTCGGCCGATAAAAATATTTACTATAATTAATGGTAAAGCCGAAAAACTTGTTAATGAGTTACGCAACACCACCTACGATGGCGGAACCCAACTTGGTTCTATATCACCAGCAAGTAGCGATAAAATTTCTGACCTCTACCTGCTATTTTCAGATGGCTTATCAAACTTTGGTTTAGCACAAGCCAAAGGGTTTAAAGCGCCACTCTTTGCCTTTAGTGATGACTTAACCCTTAACTCCCTTTATTTGCGATGGCTTGCGCAACAATCCGGTGGTGATTTTTTCAATCTTGCTAGTACCACACCGGCACAAGCAGTAGCCGCTCTAGGGGGAGCAAGTTTGTCAGTAATGTCCATAACCTGTACTACGGGCAAGGTCGAACAAGTATTTCCGCAAGTTGGGCAACCAGTACATCAACAATTATTAATTACAGGCAAGCTTTTAAGCCCAACTGCGGAACTAGTTGTTGATCTTGGCATACAAGGAGTCAAACAACAACGGTTACACTATAGCCTTAGCACCAGAAATTCGAGCTATGGTGATATAGTGGCGCGTTTTTGGGCGCAACAAAAAGTTAACGAACTTGCGGTGTTACCTGAACAAAACCATCAAGCCTTACTTAATATCGGTCAAAAGTATAATCTCGTAACTCCGGCAACCTCATTGATTGTGCTTGAAAGCCTTAATCAATATATCGAACATAATATTCGACCCCCAGAAATGCTCGCCGATATGCGGACACAATGGGATCGGGTCATGACCGAACGCCAAGAACAAAAACAACGTGAAAATGCTGATAAGCTGGCAAATATATTAAGTATGTGGGAGCGGCGAGTTGCTTGGTGGAATATGAAGTTCAGATATCCACCAAATTTTAGATATATTGAAGAATCTAGCCAAAAGAGTGCGGCCAGAAGTCGTCGTAATGGCTCGGATGATCTCTCACTCGATGCGCCTGTTGAAACGATGTCTGCACCAATGCCAGCCCCAAGCGCTCCCCCTGCTGAAGAAGAAAAAATTGCAGAAAGCGCTACTCCCAAACCTACTGAAAAAAAAGATAAAACAAGCAAAAAACCTACTGATATGGAACAGGGTCAAAATGAGCCAACTATAGAGATCCAACCATGGTCACCAGATACTCCCTATCTTAAAAAACTAAAATCGGTAACTAAAGCACAACGCTACCAAACTTACCTTGAACAAAAGCAAATTTTTGGCACTTCGCCTGCATTCTTTCTTGATTGCGCCGACTTTTTTGCACAAATGCATGACAAGGCTCTTAGTTTACAGATTCTATCTAATGTATCAGAATTACAAATAGATGATGCGGCACTTTTACGTGCACTTGCATACAAACTTCGCCAACTTGGTTATCTTGATCTTGCTGCTATGGTTCTCGAAGAGGTTTTACGCCTTCGTCCCGAAGAACCACAATCTTACCGTGACCTTGCTTTAGTGCTTGCCGATCAAAATAAGTTTAAGCGTTCTATGGAATTACTAGCACATGTGGTAATGAATCGTTGGGATCGCTTTGAAGAAATAGAACTTATAGCGCTTATGGAACTAAACCGTATCATTCCTAAAGCCAAAGCTAAGGGTATTAAAATTATTCCTATTGACCCGCGCTTGGTTAAACTCCTTGATCTCGATGTACGCATTTCGCTTTCATGGGATACTGATCTTACCGATATTGACTTGTGGGTAATCGAACCTTCTGGCGAAAAGGCCTATTATGGCCATAACCAAACTACTATTGGTGGGTTGGTATCGCGAGACTTTACTCAAGGTTACGGTCCAGAAGAGTATGTTTTGAAAAAAGCCATGCATGGCACTTACAAAATCGAGACCAACTTTTTTGGTAGCAGAGCCCAGTCACTCACGGGTGCGGTAACTTTACAGCTCGATTTGTTCACCAACTATGGTCGAGCAAATGAGAAACGCAAGACTATTACCTTGCGACTTACTGAAGCTAAAGAAACATTTACAGTCGGCACGATGGATTTTTAA
- a CDS encoding hydrogenase maturation protease has protein sequence MSHSDNNYLAQSSRLGLYAYSTMSVKRILILGLGNTLVCDDGVGIYASRTASAMLAKQPDIKNKIEIQEAEIGGFTLIDILAGYNIAIIIDAIKLPDSIPGTIVELSSDTLKRSSHLVSGHQIDLPTALTLGAELGYHMPKTVHIIAIQITNDTIFSEQPSHYLKTAIDTAATRAIEFAKKYLKKLM, from the coding sequence ATGTCACATAGCGATAACAATTATTTGGCACAATCTTCAAGACTTGGTCTATATGCTTATTCTACTATGTCTGTAAAACGTATATTAATCCTAGGATTAGGCAATACTCTAGTTTGTGATGATGGCGTTGGAATTTATGCTTCACGCACTGCTAGTGCTATGCTTGCAAAGCAGCCAGATATAAAAAATAAAATTGAAATACAAGAGGCTGAAATCGGTGGTTTTACGTTAATCGATATCCTGGCCGGTTATAATATTGCAATAATCATTGATGCGATAAAACTGCCGGATAGCATACCTGGCACTATTGTTGAACTATCAAGTGATACACTGAAGCGATCTTCACATCTCGTTTCTGGACATCAAATCGATTTGCCCACTGCTCTAACACTTGGTGCTGAGCTGGGATATCATATGCCAAAAACAGTACATATCATCGCAATTCAGATCACTAATGATACCATTTTCTCTGAACAACCAAGCCACTATCTTAAAACAGCTATTGATACTGCGGCAACACGAGCAATTGAATTTGCTAAAAAATATTTAAAAAAACTAATGTAA
- a CDS encoding response regulator transcription factor — translation MVRIICIEDEEDLQKILSYNLKQAGHDVWVAATGQEGLKLASEKTPALVLLDLMLPDISGNEICKTLKRQPKTAEIPIIMLTAKGEEIDRIVGFELGVDDYVVKPFSIRELMLRIDVILRRNKKEVVLHKEFVFGVLRVDLDAHRVFVNEQEILLTTLERKLLITLFSRKNRVQERSVLLEDVWGIEADITTRTIDTHVKRLREKLGKAGDYIETIRGVGYRFAEHP, via the coding sequence ATGGTGCGAATTATTTGTATTGAAGATGAAGAAGACCTGCAAAAGATTTTATCATATAATCTCAAACAAGCCGGTCATGATGTTTGGGTGGCTGCTACAGGGCAAGAAGGTTTAAAATTAGCCTCAGAAAAAACGCCCGCTTTAGTTTTACTTGATTTAATGTTACCAGATATCTCTGGAAATGAAATTTGTAAAACACTTAAACGTCAGCCCAAAACTGCTGAAATTCCAATTATTATGCTGACAGCAAAAGGTGAAGAAATAGACCGTATAGTAGGTTTTGAATTGGGAGTAGACGACTATGTAGTAAAGCCATTTAGTATTCGCGAGTTGATGTTGCGTATAGATGTTATTTTACGACGCAATAAAAAAGAAGTGGTTTTACACAAAGAGTTTGTATTTGGTGTTTTACGCGTTGATCTTGATGCTCATCGAGTTTTTGTTAATGAGCAAGAAATATTGCTTACCACTCTTGAGCGAAAACTTTTAATTACCCTTTTTAGCCGTAAAAATCGAGTACAAGAAAGATCTGTGTTATTAGAAGATGTCTGGGGTATTGAAGCTGATATTACTACAAGAACTATTGATACTCATGTAAAACGTTTACGAGAGAAGCTTGGTAAAGCTGGTGATTATATCGAAACCATTCGTGGAGTTGGGTATCGCTTTGCGGAGCATCCTTAA